In one window of Clarias gariepinus isolate MV-2021 ecotype Netherlands chromosome 10, CGAR_prim_01v2, whole genome shotgun sequence DNA:
- the klhl4 gene encoding kelch-like protein 4 isoform X2 has protein sequence MSSNCSDEFFQATNHAEQTFRKMETYLQHKQLCDVLLIAGDHKIPAHRLVLSAVSDYFAAMFTNNVREAKQDEIKMEGVDPEALRSLVHFAYTGVLELKEETIESLLAAACLLQLSQVIEVCCNFLMKQLHPSNCLGIRSFADAQGCMDLLNVAHNYTMEHFLEVIQNQEFLLLPTMEIVKLLSSDDINVPDEETIFQALMMWVRYDVQHRQQDLGLLLAYIRLPLLPPQLLADLENNKMFSEDLECQKLLMEAMKYHLLPERRPMLQSPRTKPRKSTVGALYAVGGMDASKGSTTIEKYDLRTNRWNQVGIMNGRRLQFGVAVIDNKLYVVGGRDGLKTSNTVECYDPLTKVWSTMPPMSTHRHGLGIAVLEGPMYAVGGHDGWSYLNTVERWDPQARQWNYVASMSTPRSTVGVTALSGKLFAVGGRDGSSCLRSMECFDPHTNKWSMCAPMAKRRGGVGVATYNGFLYAVGGHDAPASNHCSRLSDCVERYDQKTDTWTMVSPLSVPRDAVGVCLLGDRLYAVGGYDGQSYLNSVESYDAQNNEWTEEVPLKIGRAGACVVVVKLP, from the exons ATGAGCTCCAACTGCTCAGATGAGTTTTTCCAGGCCACAAACCATGCGGAACAGACATTCCGAAAGATGGAGACTTACCTGCAACACAAGCAGCTGTGTGATGTGCTTTTGATAGCTGGTGATCACAAGATCCCTGCACACAG GCTTGTTTTAAGTGCAGTTTCAGACTACTTCGCAGCCATGTTCACCAACAATGTACGGGAGGCAAAACAGGATGAGATCAAAATGGAAGGTGTTGATCCGGAAGCACTGAGATCATTAGTTCATTTTGCATACACTG GTGTACTTGAGCTGAAGGAAGAGACAATTGAGAGCCTATTAGCAGCAGCATGTCTTCTCCAGCTCTCACAAGTCATTGAGGTCTGCTGCAACTTTCTAATGAAGCAGCTTCACCCATCCAACTGTCTTGGGATCCGCTCATTTGCTGATGCTCAAGGATGCATGGATCTGTTGAATGTGGCACACAATTATACCATG GAACACTTTTTAGAAGTCATTCAGAATCAGGAGTTTCTCTTACTTCCTACGATGGAAATAGTCAAGCTACTGTCCAGCGATGACATCAATGTTCCAGACGAAGAGACCATTTTCCAGGCACTGATGATGTGGGTGCGATATGATGTGCAGCATCGGCAACAAGATCTAGGATTATTACTTGCCTACATACGCCTACCCCTTCTACCACCTCAG CTTCTTGCTGACTTGGAAAACAATAAGATGTTTTCTGAAGATTTGGAATGTCAAAAGCTATTGATGGAGGCCATGAAGTACCATTTGTTACCAGAGCGACGACCGATGCTACAGAGTCCAAGGACCAAACCACGCAAGTCCACTGTAGGGGCACTCTATGCAGTTGGAGGCATGGATGCCTCAAAAG GATCTACAACAATAGAAAAGTATGATCTTCGCACTAATAGATGGAATCAGGTTGGCATAATGAATGGCCGAAGACTTCAGTTCGGTGTAGCAGTCATCGATAACAAGCTCTATGTGGTGGGGGGAAGGGATGGCCTCAAGACATCCAATACAGTGGAGTGCTACGATCCACTTACTAAAGTATGGTCCACCATGCCTCCCATGTCAACCCACAGACATGGACTAG GGATTGCTGTCCTGGAAGGGCCTATGTATGCAGTGGGAGGGCATGATGGATGGAGCTATCTGAACACAGTGGAGAGATGGGACCCCCAGGCAAGGCAGTGGAATTATGTGGCCAGTATGTCCACTCCTCGAAGCACAGTAGGAGTCACTGCTCTCAGTGGAAA GCTGTTCGCGGTGGGTGGACGTGACGGAAGCTCGTGCCTGCGCTCCATGGAATGTTTTGATCCTCACACCAACAAATGGAGCATGTGCGCACCGATGGCGAAGCGGAGAGGAGGAGTGGGCGTGGCCACCTACAACGGCTTTCTGTACGCTGTCGGCGGCCATGACGCTCCAGCTTCTAACCACTGCTCTCGCCTGTCGGACTGTGTGGAGAG GTATGACCAAAAAACGGACACGTGGACCATGGTGTCGCCCCTCAGTGTTCCACGTGACgcagtaggtgtgtgtttgcttgGTGACAGGCTGTATGCAGTGGGTGGATACGATGGCCAATCCTATCTAAACAGTGTAGAGTCCTATGATGCACAAAATAATGAGTGGACTGAg gaGGTGCCACTGAAGATTGGCAGAGCTGGGGCCTGTGTGGTAGTGGTGAAATTGCCTTGA